The Peromyscus eremicus chromosome 11, PerEre_H2_v1, whole genome shotgun sequence genome includes a window with the following:
- the Fastkd3 gene encoding FAST kinase domain-containing protein 3, mitochondrial, whose protein sequence is MALITLRRNFCHMSDFWIPGAVAALKIHPANHVQRIVKDRLRVWFCSLQPQLLRVRFHHSYCKNFHSENGNDLHPAAEPWFSQVQERNQPEQGLENEDEETLYRRRLNSFISPEEVLSFLSTLDTLPVSLASAALHRICEVGKRDGDPRLPQGVLENSIFRALCLQCERDPSRLTNAGLVTALQSLVMVPVDPQSSLMLSLMAECQSRLRRGGLEAHHLCLLGETLVRFQGSGCETLELVICQLQSENLETFAPEDIVAIYRILQECPEKVDKHQTFLNSVNSFALSVVSYLSPKSISHVLTALVALDQTHALPLVIKLGKCAVRYIPRFTNEELRKVLEAFVYFGHSDRFFTEALEQHVAALCLSLDPEVTSTVMEYCSRKRILSKPILDAVAETFVFQSEKFSLSQISELIELFGKLNYLPPNAPVLFRKLESVLFAHFHHFPPKMLLRLLHSCSLIECHPVNFMSKIFSPFFLQRLQGKESYLDRVSLAQLTQLFMTSVLECAFYKGPKLLPQYHVTSFLTPCCSLETPVDLHLYKSVVIGLIDLLGSRLYFASKVLTPYCYTIDVEIKLDEDGFVLPFTVDEDVHKRVALCIDGPQRFCSDSKHLLGREAIKQRHLRLLGYQVVQVPYHELELLTSRFELVEYLQRKLFSQNSPVHW, encoded by the exons ATGGCGTTGATCACCCTGCGGAGAAACTTTTGTCATATGTCTGACTTTTGGATACCTGGAGCTGTGGCTGCTTTGAAAATTCACCCTGCCAATCACGTCCAAAGAATAGTCAAAGATCGTCTCCGTGTTTGGTTCTGTTCCCTACAACCTCAACTGTTGAGGGTCAGATTCCATCATTCCTACTGTAAAAACTTCcactcagaaaatggaaatgaccTTCATCCAGCTGCTGAGCCCTGGTTCTCTCAAGTACAGGAACGGAACCAGCCGGAACAAGGTCTTGAAAACGAGGATGAAGAGACGCTTTACAGGAGGAGACTAAACAGCTTCATCTCCCCGGAAGAAGTGCTGAGTTTCCTAAGTACACTGGACACTCTGCCTGTCTCTTTGGCGTCAGCAGCCTTACACAGGATTTGTGAGGTGGGGAAAAGAGATGGTGACCCAAGGCTGCCACAAGGAGTACTAGAAAACAGCATCTTCCGAGCTCTCTGCCTTCAGTGTGAGCGGGACCCCTCACGTCTGACCAATGCTGGCTTGGTGACGGCTTTGCAGTCTCTGGTTATGGTGCCTGTGGATCCTCAAAGTAGCCTGATGCTGAGCCTCATGGCAGAATGCCAGAGCCGGCTCCGGAGAGGCGGCCTGGAAGCCCACCATCTTTGTCTTCTTGGGGAGACTCTGGTTAGATTTCAAGGTTCAGGCTGTGAGACACTGGAACTGGTTATCTGTCAACTGCAAAGTGAAAATTTGGAAACATTTGCCCCAGAGGATATTGTGGCCATTTATAGAATTCTGCAGGAGTGCCCTGAAAAGGTGGACAAACACCAGACATTTTTAAACTCTGTAAACAGCTTTGCCCTTTCAGTGGTTTCCTACCTGAGTCCTAAATCCATCAGCCACGTGCTCACTGCCTTGGTGGCTCTTGACCAGACTCACGCGCTGCCGCTGGTTATCAAATTGGGCAAGTGTGCCGTGAGATACATTCCTCGTTTTACCAATGAAGAGCTCAGGAAGGTCTTGGAGGCATTCGTGTATTTCGGACACAGCGACAGGTTTTTCACGGAGGCGTTAGAGCAGCACGTAGCTGCCCTGTGCCTCTCCTTGGACCCTGAGGTCACCAGCACCGTGATGGAGTACTGCAGTAGAAAGCGGATTCTTTCCAAGCCCATCCTCGACGCAGTTGCAGAGACTTTTGTCTTCCAGTCAGAAAAATTTTCACTTAGTCAGATTTCCGAATTAATCGAACTATTTGGGAAACTAAATTATTTGCCACCGAATGCCCCTGTTCTATTTAGGAAGCTAGAAAGTGTGCTGTTTGCTCATTTCCACCATTTTCCACCAAAAATGCTATTGAGGCTTCTTCACTCATGTTCGCTGATTGAGTGCCATCCAGTCAATTTTATGTCAAAAATATTCAGCCCCTTTTTCCTTCAACGGCTGCAAG GTAAAGAGTCATATTTGGACAGAGTGAGCCTGGCTCAGCTGACCCAGCTTTTCATGACCTCGGTCCTAGAGTGTGCATTCTATAAG GGCCCCAAACTCCTTCCTCAGTATCACGTGACGTCGTTCCTTActccatgctgctccctggagacCCCTGTGGATCTCCATCTTTACAAGTCTGTGGTGATTGGACTGATTGATCTTTTAGGATCAAGATTATATTTTGCGTCGAAAGTGTTGACCCCCTATTGTTACACCATAG ATGTTGAAATTAAATTAGATGAAGATGGATTTGTATTACCATTTACAGTGGATGAGGATGTCCATAAAAG GGTGGCGCTGTGCATTGACGGGCCGCAGCGGTTCTGCTCTGACAGTAAGCACCTGCTGGGGAGAGAGGCCATCAAGCAAAGGCACCTGCGCTTGCTCGGCTACCAGGTTGTTCAG GTTCCCTATCATGAGCTGGAGCTGCTTACATCAAGATTTGAATTGGTGGAATATTTACAAAGAAAACTATTTTCTCAAAACTCTCCTGTCCATTGGTAA